Proteins found in one Sporosarcina sp. FSL K6-3457 genomic segment:
- the walK gene encoding cell wall metabolism sensor histidine kinase WalK, translated as MQKVGFFRSIHVKFVLIYVMLILLAMQIIGIYFASKLELTLKTNFTTSIEDRMNIVEFSIREEMMKERSMDDPTPEQGLRTVLLGFTSTSEDINEIRVINSRYGILASSVLDNQSMVGLRSTDDLVKKSITSELVQESIRLDQKTRNRIWVRAKPIMVGSEVIGTLYLESNIEKVFKQIDEINEILAVGTAVSLSITIIIGIFIAQTMTRPISDMRRQAQAMAKGNFSRKVHVYGNDELGQLAIAFNHLTNQLQESQSTTESERRKLASVLENMTDGVIATDRKGRVSLINDAALVMLKMTRDIVLNRPISSILGLEQEYAFEDLIQIKDSIALDFSTEQQPYILRANFSITQRETGFVNGLIVVLHDNTEQEKIDMERREFVSNVSHELRTPLTTMRSYLEALAEGAWKNEEIAPSFLHVTQTETERMIRLVNDLLKLSRMDSRNYDLNSEWVEFNHFFNSIIDRFEFSKIHEGDFKRLLPSADLFVEIDADKMTQVIDNIISNALKYSPDGGDIRFGVTMSDHFIKVMISDDGMGIPQANVKRIFDRFYRADRARSRAMGGTGLGLAIAREMVIAHGGDIWAESEEGRGTTIFFTLPFELQEDGEWD; from the coding sequence ATGCAGAAAGTTGGCTTTTTTCGCTCCATTCACGTTAAATTTGTACTCATCTATGTGATGCTTATTTTACTTGCGATGCAAATCATCGGAATTTACTTCGCGAGTAAACTTGAGCTAACGTTAAAAACAAATTTTACAACCTCGATTGAAGATCGGATGAATATAGTCGAATTCAGTATACGTGAGGAAATGATGAAAGAAAGATCTATGGACGATCCGACACCCGAGCAGGGTCTCCGGACTGTCCTTTTGGGCTTTACATCTACATCGGAAGATATTAATGAAATTAGAGTTATCAATTCGCGGTACGGCATTCTTGCAAGCTCCGTCTTGGATAATCAATCGATGGTAGGACTGCGTTCAACAGACGATCTTGTGAAAAAATCAATCACATCAGAGTTAGTGCAAGAAAGTATTCGGCTCGACCAAAAAACGAGAAATCGCATATGGGTGCGTGCTAAGCCGATAATGGTCGGAAGCGAAGTAATCGGGACACTCTATCTTGAATCAAATATAGAAAAAGTCTTTAAACAAATTGATGAGATTAATGAAATTCTAGCAGTAGGGACTGCTGTGTCATTGTCGATTACCATTATCATCGGTATTTTCATAGCACAGACGATGACGAGACCGATATCGGATATGCGACGGCAAGCGCAGGCGATGGCCAAAGGGAACTTTTCGCGAAAGGTACATGTCTATGGAAATGATGAATTGGGACAGCTGGCGATTGCTTTTAACCATTTAACCAATCAACTGCAGGAGTCTCAGTCTACGACGGAAAGTGAACGCCGAAAGCTAGCCTCTGTACTAGAAAATATGACAGATGGTGTCATTGCAACTGACCGAAAAGGTCGTGTCAGTCTTATTAATGACGCAGCCCTTGTCATGCTCAAGATGACAAGGGATATCGTCTTAAATCGACCGATTTCTAGCATACTTGGCCTTGAACAGGAGTATGCATTTGAGGATTTGATTCAAATAAAGGATTCGATTGCATTGGATTTCAGTACAGAACAGCAGCCTTATATTTTACGAGCAAACTTTTCCATTACGCAAAGAGAGACAGGCTTTGTAAATGGTCTTATCGTTGTCCTTCATGACAATACAGAACAAGAAAAGATTGATATGGAGAGGCGCGAGTTCGTATCAAATGTATCTCACGAATTGCGTACACCACTAACGACGATGCGTAGTTATTTGGAGGCGTTGGCTGAAGGGGCATGGAAGAATGAGGAGATTGCTCCATCCTTCCTGCATGTCACGCAAACAGAAACAGAGCGCATGATTCGACTCGTTAATGATTTGTTGAAGTTATCTCGAATGGATAGTAGGAATTATGATTTGAATAGTGAGTGGGTGGAATTCAATCATTTTTTCAATTCGATTATCGATCGCTTTGAATTTTCAAAAATACATGAGGGTGATTTTAAGCGACTTCTACCATCAGCCGATTTGTTTGTTGAAATTGACGCAGATAAGATGACTCAAGTTATCGACAATATTATTTCTAATGCGCTGAAGTATTCACCAGATGGTGGCGATATTCGTTTTGGCGTAACGATGTCTGATCACTTTATTAAAGTGATGATTTCGGATGATGGAATGGGAATACCTCAGGCGAATGTTAAACGCATTTTTGATAGGTTTTATCGGGCGGATCGTGCAAGGTCACGTGCGATGGGCGGAACGGGCTTAGGTCTTGCGATTGCACGCGAGATGGTAATTGCACACGGGGGTGACATCTGGGCGGAAAGTGAAGAAGGAAGAGGAACGACCATTTTCTTCACATTACCGTTTGAACTTCAAGAGGACGGTGAGTGGGATTGA
- the yycF gene encoding response regulator YycF, with amino-acid sequence MQNKTILIVDDEKPIADILEFNLKKEGFTVFCAYDGEEALEKVEEVKPDLMLLDIMLPKRDGMEVCREIRKKYDFPIIMLTAKDSEIDKVLGLELGADDYVTKPFGTRELIARVKANLRRHMKSVSEELEETTNNITVGHLIIQPDAYLVQKRDETIELTHREFELLHYLAKHIGQVMTREHLLQTVWGYDYFGDVRTVDVTIRRLREKIEDTPSHPAWIVTRRGVGYYLRDPEQE; translated from the coding sequence ATGCAAAATAAAACAATTTTAATTGTAGATGATGAAAAACCAATTGCAGATATCCTTGAATTTAATTTGAAAAAAGAAGGGTTCACAGTTTTCTGTGCCTATGATGGAGAAGAGGCACTTGAAAAAGTGGAGGAAGTAAAGCCAGACCTTATGCTTCTCGATATTATGCTACCTAAAAGAGATGGCATGGAAGTATGCCGAGAGATTCGTAAAAAGTATGATTTCCCAATTATTATGTTGACAGCGAAGGATTCAGAGATTGATAAGGTGCTTGGCTTGGAGCTTGGCGCCGATGATTATGTGACAAAGCCTTTCGGCACGCGCGAACTCATTGCGCGGGTAAAAGCAAATTTACGTCGGCATATGAAATCGGTTTCAGAAGAGCTGGAAGAGACCACAAATAATATTACGGTTGGTCATTTAATTATTCAGCCAGATGCTTATCTCGTGCAGAAAAGGGATGAGACAATTGAATTGACGCATCGCGAATTTGAACTGCTTCACTATCTTGCGAAGCATATTGGGCAAGTGATGACGCGTGAACACCTTCTGCAAACGGTATGGGGCTATGATTATTTTGGAGATGTACGAACTGTCGATGTGACGATTCGTCGTTTACGGGAAAAGATTGAAGATACACCAAGTCACCCGGCGTGGATTGTGACGAGGCGCGGCGTGGGCTATTATTTACGGGATCCGGAACAGGAGTAA
- the rlmH gene encoding 23S rRNA (pseudouridine(1915)-N(3))-methyltransferase RlmH, which translates to MNITIVTVGKLKEKYLKMGIEEFSKRLGAYAKIDLVEVADEKAPESLSDGDMEIVKKKEADRILAKVGADAYVIGLAIEGKMKTSEELSAGIESLMTYGRSKVVFIIGGSLGLHDSVLKRADELLSFSKMTFPHQMMKLILLEQVYRAFRIMKGEPYHK; encoded by the coding sequence GTGAATATTACAATTGTGACTGTTGGAAAACTAAAAGAAAAGTATTTGAAAATGGGCATTGAGGAGTTTTCAAAACGACTCGGTGCTTATGCAAAAATTGATTTGGTCGAAGTAGCAGATGAAAAAGCACCGGAATCATTAAGCGATGGGGATATGGAAATTGTGAAGAAAAAGGAAGCGGACCGGATCTTGGCAAAGGTCGGGGCGGATGCGTATGTGATTGGGTTGGCAATTGAGGGAAAAATGAAAACTTCAGAGGAGTTATCAGCGGGTATTGAATCACTGATGACGTATGGGCGGAGCAAAGTCGTGTTTATTATTGGTGGATCACTGGGATTGCATGATAGTGTGTTGAAACGGGCGGATGAGTTGTTGTCGTTCTCGAAAATGACTTTTCCACATCAGATGATGAAATTGATATTGCTAGAGCAGGTGTATCGGGCTTTTAGGATTATGAAGGGGGAACCGTACCATAAGTAA
- a CDS encoding YycH family regulatory protein — MGLKYIETVKSVVLLLLVTLSIVFTFSIWTYTPLYETTEDLPTVDISIAKSVEIAEIIKPYKIIFNYKEQLTGTLNPTDIDYVMNELKRWRISELTLMDNNFDEEKLDELMRKPNQFTLYFHGEVPLPVYSTVLNIEGVKMDVPETSFDRLVVDWNPAGVSMKINFVSRANHVLYSAKVKVDDNQSFHRSILTWGRGLGQYADVNSDNSPFIAVSAEPVETIRNMYSQREISPSRFRDALFSDPNAVRRSQSGLNKEEYQDDHALMNIDTEKKMLKYVVPAAESQEPAIPSELLSNTLDFVNEHGGWTDEFRYTSMNPKSRYVKFQLFLHGLPVYGDITPTEMLQVWGNNRIFSYTRPYYTLDLPFPETDIELLQPGVEIAEMLKNSEALDFNEVDELTLGYFMRHDIERRLFIMEPSWFYLTKGKWIRVSPELLGGGVIGLE, encoded by the coding sequence GTGGGATTGAAATACATTGAAACAGTCAAATCGGTCGTTCTACTTTTACTCGTCACTTTAAGTATCGTATTTACGTTTTCAATTTGGACGTATACTCCTCTTTACGAAACGACTGAGGATTTGCCGACTGTCGATATTTCCATTGCAAAAAGTGTAGAAATTGCTGAGATTATTAAACCTTATAAAATCATTTTTAATTATAAAGAACAACTAACTGGAACACTCAATCCAACTGATATCGATTATGTTATGAATGAATTGAAAAGATGGAGAATATCAGAACTTACCCTTATGGATAATAATTTTGATGAAGAGAAATTGGATGAGCTTATGAGGAAGCCAAATCAGTTTACATTGTATTTTCATGGTGAAGTACCTTTACCCGTTTATAGTACTGTGTTGAATATTGAAGGGGTGAAAATGGATGTACCTGAAACTTCTTTTGACCGACTTGTTGTCGATTGGAATCCGGCAGGTGTTTCAATGAAGATTAACTTTGTTAGCAGAGCAAATCATGTCCTGTATAGTGCAAAGGTAAAGGTTGATGATAATCAAAGCTTTCACCGTTCTATTTTGACATGGGGGAGAGGTCTTGGACAGTACGCAGATGTTAACTCGGATAACTCGCCATTTATTGCGGTATCGGCAGAGCCAGTTGAAACAATTCGTAACATGTACTCTCAAAGGGAGATTAGCCCATCTCGTTTTCGCGATGCACTGTTCAGCGATCCAAATGCTGTTCGACGAAGTCAGTCTGGATTGAACAAAGAGGAATACCAAGACGATCATGCATTGATGAATATTGACACAGAAAAGAAGATGTTGAAATATGTTGTGCCGGCTGCGGAAAGTCAGGAGCCTGCTATTCCTTCGGAGTTATTGTCGAATACATTGGACTTTGTCAATGAGCATGGTGGTTGGACAGATGAGTTTAGATACACGAGTATGAACCCAAAATCCCGCTATGTAAAATTCCAATTGTTTTTACATGGACTACCCGTATATGGTGATATAACTCCTACTGAAATGCTGCAAGTATGGGGGAACAATCGAATATTTAGCTATACTAGACCTTACTATACACTTGACTTACCGTTTCCTGAAACAGACATCGAGCTTTTACAGCCAGGTGTTGAAATTGCCGAGATGCTTAAAAACTCAGAAGCATTGGATTTTAATGAGGTAGATGAACTCACACTGGGCTATTTTATGAGACATGATATAGAACGTAGGCTATTCATCATGGAACCATCTTGGTTTTATTTAACGAAGGGCAAATGGATTCGTGTTTCACCTGAGCTATTGGGAGGTGGAGTCATTGGATTGGAATAA
- a CDS encoding two-component system regulatory protein YycI produces MDWNKTKTIFIVVFSILNVFLYSLYVDRVMETQNVQVLGKTSIEDSLGLDNITFTELPLATKDSSYVSAKIVTFTKEQTKSLENQTVDVVNGTYLQAEMDTPVSVRNSKGDYDFPEFLLKYVLNGMEYVFWEVNEEEQWALFFQKVDGHPIYFSPDAMLVIHWNEEGKVTSYEQRMFGEFVNFNHKKDLLSPIEALGSLSSRGHLNQDSKVKSMKLGYSTLVQLTETQVFAPTWHVRVELKDGALEDYFIHAVEGKIIKFQETVDDDDE; encoded by the coding sequence TTGGATTGGAATAAGACAAAAACGATTTTTATTGTTGTGTTTTCTATATTGAACGTGTTTCTTTACTCGCTTTACGTAGACCGAGTGATGGAAACGCAAAATGTACAAGTGCTAGGGAAAACATCGATTGAGGATTCACTTGGACTAGACAATATTACGTTTACTGAGCTACCATTGGCGACAAAAGACTCTTCTTATGTTTCTGCTAAAATCGTGACATTCACAAAAGAACAGACGAAAAGTTTAGAGAACCAAACGGTAGATGTTGTGAATGGTACCTATTTACAGGCTGAAATGGATACCCCAGTCAGTGTGCGAAATAGCAAGGGGGACTATGATTTTCCCGAGTTTCTATTAAAATATGTACTGAATGGGATGGAATATGTATTTTGGGAAGTGAATGAGGAGGAACAATGGGCGTTGTTTTTTCAGAAGGTAGATGGTCATCCAATCTATTTTAGCCCGGATGCGATGTTAGTCATTCACTGGAATGAGGAAGGGAAAGTGACGAGTTACGAGCAGCGTATGTTTGGGGAATTTGTTAATTTTAATCATAAAAAAGACCTTCTTTCCCCTATCGAAGCACTTGGCTCATTGTCTTCGCGTGGTCATTTGAACCAGGACTCGAAAGTGAAAAGTATGAAGCTTGGGTACTCAACACTTGTTCAGTTAACGGAAACACAAGTGTTTGCTCCGACATGGCATGTTCGTGTAGAATTGAAGGACGGTGCACTGGAAGATTATTTCATCCATGCAGTAGAAGGTAAGATAATAAAGTTCCAAGAAACAGTGGACGATGATGATGAATGA
- a CDS encoding peptidoglycan DD-metalloendopeptidase family protein, which translates to MLFTKDKQDETESASSMFKRPFRIVPKIIISTLMLAGLSMNTGFANTDEHTGLLTIFHIYSDGEYVGVLSDEAKLEQLKEEELQKAASEFENLPLTIGTDLSVIPERVFTVGVDDEIVLEKLHDMLSVEAEAIALTIDGELAFYVNDMATYDEVIRELKLQSVTEKELNEFEARTKSSESIPALQDNETRIANIVMSSDIQAEAGKTLPTEVRNIEEAVTLLNKGTLEKKKYTVKSGDVLGTIAAAHNITTAKLLELNPNFTVDTVLQLEDELNVTVVEPYVEVEVHYETRQREVIQYKKLTEEDSSVYKGEKKITQEGKDGEKDVTRLIRKRNGETLGSSVIDEQILVEEIDEVTVVGTKVMPSRGTGTFIWPTVGGYVSSQMGTRWGRVHQGIDIARPTARTIKAADNGVVTTVGWHDTYGNRIVITHNNGYETLYAHLSSIDVSVGQTVPQGTAIGIMGSTGRSTGVHLHFEVIKNGANVDPMSVLR; encoded by the coding sequence ATGTTATTCACGAAAGATAAGCAGGACGAAACAGAAAGCGCATCATCTATGTTTAAACGTCCTTTTAGAATAGTTCCCAAAATTATTATTAGTACATTGATGTTAGCAGGGCTTAGCATGAATACTGGTTTTGCAAACACAGATGAGCATACAGGTCTTTTGACCATATTTCATATTTATTCAGATGGAGAATATGTAGGCGTCTTATCTGATGAAGCAAAGCTCGAGCAATTGAAGGAAGAAGAACTACAAAAGGCGGCCTCCGAATTTGAGAATCTCCCGCTCACAATAGGCACAGACTTGTCCGTCATTCCGGAACGAGTATTCACGGTGGGAGTAGACGATGAGATTGTTCTTGAAAAACTTCATGACATGCTGTCCGTAGAAGCGGAAGCAATCGCTCTTACAATTGATGGAGAACTGGCATTCTACGTCAATGATATGGCGACATATGATGAAGTGATTCGTGAACTAAAATTACAATCGGTTACAGAGAAGGAGCTTAACGAATTCGAAGCCCGCACAAAGTCTTCTGAATCTATACCCGCTCTACAAGACAATGAAACACGAATTGCAAATATTGTTATGAGCAGTGATATACAGGCAGAGGCCGGTAAAACGCTTCCAACTGAAGTAAGAAATATAGAAGAAGCAGTAACTTTACTTAATAAAGGCACATTAGAAAAAAAGAAATATACAGTTAAGTCGGGAGATGTTCTCGGAACGATTGCCGCTGCTCACAATATAACAACGGCTAAGCTACTAGAACTCAATCCAAATTTTACGGTAGACACGGTCCTTCAACTTGAGGATGAACTCAATGTTACAGTTGTTGAACCATACGTCGAAGTAGAGGTTCACTATGAAACAAGGCAAAGAGAAGTCATTCAATACAAAAAGCTGACTGAGGAAGATAGTTCTGTTTATAAAGGTGAAAAGAAAATTACGCAAGAAGGTAAGGATGGAGAGAAAGACGTTACGAGACTTATTCGTAAACGTAACGGCGAAACTTTAGGAAGTTCTGTCATCGATGAACAAATTCTTGTCGAAGAAATCGATGAGGTAACAGTTGTCGGAACAAAAGTAATGCCTTCAAGGGGGACGGGTACATTTATCTGGCCTACTGTTGGGGGATATGTTTCTAGTCAGATGGGAACGCGTTGGGGAAGAGTTCACCAGGGAATAGATATCGCAAGACCAACAGCACGTACAATCAAAGCAGCTGATAATGGAGTCGTTACGACAGTAGGCTGGCATGATACTTATGGGAATCGAATTGTAATCACACATAATAATGGCTATGAAACACTTTATGCTCATCTGTCATCGATTGATGTTAGTGTAGGTCAAACTGTCCCACAAGGAACAGCAATTGGCATTATGGGTTCTACAGGCCGCTCTACGGGCGTTCATCTCCATTTTGAAGTCATAAAAAATGGCGCGAATGTCGATCCTATGAGTGTATTAAGATAA
- a CDS encoding S1C family serine protease yields MDEFNRSSDQEEPKPQYEVRSEYKPPAPPSKRKASFFPSLFGAVIGGLGVWLLMTNLSSAPEEVQVVPNTNVKQTEQISVEVTTDLTEIIDEVIDSVVGVTNLQTVRDFWSTTETSKEAGTGSGVIYKKQDGKAYIVTNHHVVESAQELEITFDDGTKTAGKLVGTDMWTDLAVIEIDAANVKTVATFGDSDVLKRGETVIAIGNPLGLGFSGSVTMGVVSGKDRSIPIDFDKNGTIDWYADVLQTDAAINPGNSGGALINMAGQLIGINSMKISEATVEGIGLAIPINLAMPIIDHLETTGTVNRPTMGVSLIDLRSIPEQQQRGLLALPGDVTDGVVITDVIFNSPAQEAGVQKYDVIVEMDGEKIEDMVSLRKHLYNAKQVGDTMTMKVYREGQLLEVEMVLKDGNSF; encoded by the coding sequence ATGGATGAATTTAATCGGTCTTCTGATCAGGAAGAGCCCAAACCGCAATATGAAGTGAGGTCGGAGTATAAGCCACCTGCTCCACCATCGAAGCGAAAAGCAAGTTTTTTCCCGAGTTTGTTTGGAGCTGTTATTGGCGGCCTTGGTGTTTGGTTGCTCATGACGAATTTATCAAGTGCTCCGGAGGAAGTACAAGTTGTGCCAAATACAAATGTGAAGCAAACGGAACAAATTTCTGTTGAAGTGACGACGGACTTGACTGAAATTATTGATGAGGTCATCGATTCAGTTGTCGGTGTGACGAATTTACAGACTGTCCGTGATTTCTGGTCAACAACGGAAACGTCAAAGGAAGCCGGCACAGGCTCAGGTGTTATTTATAAGAAGCAGGATGGTAAAGCGTATATTGTCACAAATCATCATGTTGTAGAGAGTGCACAAGAGCTTGAAATTACATTTGATGATGGGACAAAGACAGCCGGCAAGTTAGTTGGTACAGATATGTGGACAGACCTCGCGGTTATCGAAATTGATGCTGCAAATGTCAAGACTGTGGCTACGTTTGGCGATTCAGATGTGTTAAAGCGTGGAGAAACGGTTATTGCGATTGGAAATCCATTAGGTCTAGGCTTCTCAGGCTCAGTCACGATGGGGGTTGTCTCCGGTAAAGACCGTTCCATCCCGATTGATTTTGATAAGAATGGAACGATTGATTGGTATGCGGATGTATTGCAAACAGATGCAGCTATCAATCCAGGGAACTCTGGTGGGGCACTCATCAATATGGCAGGCCAGCTCATTGGTATTAATTCGATGAAAATATCGGAAGCAACGGTTGAGGGAATTGGTCTAGCTATTCCTATTAACCTCGCGATGCCTATTATTGATCATCTTGAGACGACTGGCACTGTGAATCGACCGACAATGGGTGTTTCGCTCATTGACCTCAGAAGTATACCTGAACAACAGCAAAGGGGATTATTAGCTTTACCAGGGGATGTGACGGATGGGGTTGTTATTACAGATGTCATCTTCAATTCACCAGCGCAAGAGGCAGGGGTTCAGAAGTATGATGTCATTGTTGAAATGGATGGTGAAAAAATTGAGGATATGGTCAGCTTGCGCAAACATCTGTATAATGCGAAGCAGGTCGGCGATACGATGACAATGAAAGTGTACAGAGAAGGCCAGTTGCTTGAGGTTGAAATGGTTTTGAAAGATGGTAACTCGTTCTAA
- a CDS encoding MBL fold metallo-hydrolase, whose protein sequence is MRFSVLASGSSGNAIYIENDEHTFLVDAGFSAKKMDSLVAGIDRSMKQVDGIFVTHEHSDHIKGIGVVARKYGIPIYANEKTWQAMDGLVGNIPLDQRFQFDMETVKSFGSLDVQSFGVSHDAADPMFYIFHENGRKLVVITDTGYVSDRMKGFIRGADSFVFESNHDVSMLQMGRYPWSVKRRILSDVGHVSNEDAAVAMSEVVEQKDTRIYLSHLSKDNNMKDLARMSVSQTLETCGIRTGEYVHLYDTDADQPTELVTV, encoded by the coding sequence ATGCGTTTTAGTGTGCTCGCAAGCGGTAGTAGCGGCAATGCGATCTATATAGAGAATGATGAACATACTTTTCTTGTCGATGCAGGTTTTAGTGCCAAGAAGATGGATAGTTTAGTAGCCGGTATTGATCGTTCGATGAAGCAGGTAGACGGTATTTTTGTAACGCATGAGCATAGTGACCATATTAAAGGCATTGGTGTTGTTGCAAGGAAGTACGGTATTCCAATTTATGCGAACGAAAAGACTTGGCAAGCGATGGATGGCCTTGTTGGTAATATCCCTTTGGATCAGCGTTTTCAATTCGATATGGAAACGGTGAAGTCGTTTGGTTCACTTGATGTGCAATCATTTGGCGTTTCGCATGATGCGGCTGATCCGATGTTTTATATTTTTCATGAAAATGGACGTAAGCTTGTTGTGATTACGGATACAGGCTATGTCAGTGATCGCATGAAGGGGTTTATCCGAGGGGCAGATTCATTTGTGTTTGAAAGTAATCATGATGTTAGTATGTTACAAATGGGACGGTATCCGTGGTCAGTGAAACGTAGAATTCTTAGTGACGTTGGGCATGTGTCGAATGAAGATGCGGCGGTTGCCATGAGTGAGGTCGTTGAACAGAAAGATACACGTATTTATTTATCGCATTTAAGTAAAGATAATAATATGAAGGACCTTGCAAGGATGAGTGTTTCACAGACGTTGGAGACGTGTGGTATTCGGACAGGTGAGTATGTCCATTTGTATGATACGGATGCTGATCAGCCGACGGAGCTTGTGACAGTATAG
- a CDS encoding CxxH/CxxC protein, with the protein MKIYSCETHINHALDVFVAEQEKFPIMKALSDEEKLSTNCTYCEEAALYLVANE; encoded by the coding sequence ATGAAGATTTATAGCTGTGAAACCCATATAAATCACGCACTTGACGTTTTTGTAGCGGAGCAAGAAAAGTTTCCGATTATGAAAGCGTTGTCTGATGAAGAAAAGTTATCCACAAACTGTACCTATTGTGAAGAGGCGGCATTATATCTTGTGGCGAACGAATAG